A window from Plasmodium cynomolgi strain B DNA, chromosome 7, whole genome shotgun sequence encodes these proteins:
- a CDS encoding hypothetical protein (putative), with protein MRKTCQVCKQKLYQYVCPSCEIVYCSLECYKKHNDECVHNFLDNQVKENIKNNQLTDLEKREFKIKLRKFYDQGGGGAEGEEGEEGEVADGEEAGSADGEEAGSADGEEAGTADGAARKADPDETDPDEAGLDEPAAATRNGHLKKWCISNKRYKVLTELAKSDQLKLDHLTQTEQKQFFSFLKSNDMNEYLAKFQPWWLNCVIKKVTTPEHICCNKRVNENVKFIVIEIVYSYCYLLRIFNESLDSKELCYCFLYMASCLDRFNLPESNVYSTVNNLFQRILENDEIAREKRILYNVVTDVTVILKLKDLLLRCLYETKKFFKKQIKNVKCKKDKMGNTPSGVKKLAALLQEEKHFKYVNKKITFLCSYANYHYDVFDSVTQQLDRFYSEQFRGMSLSSNEKREI; from the coding sequence atgaggaagacgTGCCAAGTGTGCAAACAGAAGCTGTATCAGTATGTGTGTCCCTCCTGCGAAATCGTTTATTGTAGTCTCGAATGCTACAAAAAGCACAATGACGAATgcgtgcacaattttttagaCAACCAAgtgaaagaaaatataaaaaataatcagcTGACCGATTTGGAGAAACGGGAGTTCAAGATCAAGCTCAGGAAGTTTTACGACCAAGGCGGGGGGGGcgcagaaggggaagaaggggaagaaggggaagtcgctgatggggaagaagcaggatCCGCTgacggggaagaagcaggatCCGCTgacggggaagaagcaggaaCCGCTGACGGGGCCGCACGAAAAGCAGATCCAGACGAAACCGATCCAGACGAAGCAGGGCTGGACGAACCGGCCGCCGCAACCCGCAACGGGCACCTCAAAAAATGGTGCATCAGCAACAAACGGTACAAGGTGCTGACGGAGCTGGCCAAGAGCGACCAATTGAAGTTGGACCACCTGACGCAAACGGAACAGAAACAGTTCTTCTCATTCCTAAAGAGTAACGACATGAATGAATACTTAGCTAAGTTCCAACCTTGGTGGCTAAACTGTGTAATCAAAAAGGTCACCACACCTGAACACATATGTTGCAATAAACGTGTgaatgaaaatgtgaaatttATTGTAATCGAGATTGTCTACTCCTACTGCTATTTACTTcgcatttttaatgaaagcCTTGACAGTAAAGAATTGTGTTACTGTTTTCTTTACATGGCTAGCTGCCTGGACAGGTTTAATCTCCCCGAAAGCAACGTGTACAGCAcagtaaataatttatttcagaGGATCCtcgaaaatgatgaaatagCTCGAGAGAAACGTATACTGTACAATGTCGTGACGGATGTTACTGTTATCTTAAAGCTAAAAGATTTGTTACTTAGGTGTTTgtatgaaacaaaaaaattttttaaaaagcaaatcaaaaatgtgaaatgcaaaaaggataaaatgggCAATACTCCCAGTGGCGTTAAAAAACTGGCTGCACTTttacaggaagaaaaacattttaaatatgtgaaCAAGAAAATTACCTTTCTTTGTAGCTACGCCAATTACCATTATGATGTGTTTGACTCCGTGACACAGCAACTTGACAGGTTCTACAGTGAGCAGTTCAGGGGGATGTCTCTTTCGTCTAATGAGAAACGAGAAATT
- a CDS encoding hypothetical protein (putative) translates to MAKLSWAQRVILTCLSLLLAKIGSVLNLEEAFFNGYFSFGANLSNLFTDNHVKISELKINDAYLFDPSPRIDLDLALSALKGMQFERSIFISTKGVRLNMKI, encoded by the exons ATGGCAAAATTGAGTTGGGCCCAAAGGGTCATTCTGACCTGCCTCAGCCTTTTGCTTGCTAAGATAGGCTCAGTGCTGAACCTGGAGGAGGCTTTCTTCAATGGGTACTTCAGCTTTGGAGCCAACTTGTCTAATTTGTTTACGGACAATCATGTGAAGATAAGCGAGTTGAAGATAAATGATGCGTACCTGTTTGATCCATCTCCTCGAATCGATTTGGACTTGGCGTTATCGGCCCTAAAGGGG ATGCAGTTCGAGagatcaatttttatttcaaccAAGGGAGTAAGACTCAACATGAAGATCTAA
- a CDS encoding hypothetical protein (putative) — MKNCVIFLFLFCACIKYVSCHADQIINQKLTDLVFLSCNYQKGKKNETLIKSVEKRKPQLMLWVGDYFYSNCKDLKCLHEVYDYIKKDPFYIGLKKKFVIDGIYDDHDYNKNNGDRLYEHKKESKTQYLNYLNVPKNDVRYKRNGAYISKLYVDPENEKNQVKIIILDTRYNKDPYPFYAPDSYHDSLMHMFVSFVVRFHVALFGLHCDSKNDILGNEQWAWLEKELTNSSARAHIVISSTQIFSNHIVNENWGLMPFAQKRLKHLMNKTKPKGLIFLSGDVHFASIIGNEENVLEVTSSSVNQENIFSYINKYFIYFSTNFLNKKSPFELNNIFAFNNFGSLKISYVNDNEIKIKSVIHDSDGNEIIVANQTFNNKKNVYQKTQNLHLLHDDIATFTCKSNAKVCIHVIIYILFVLWFLQIIFIFCKLLGFCKKKKVADKTKGE; from the exons atgaaaaattgtgtaattttcctttttctgttttgcgCATGTATCAAGTATGTGAGTTGCCATGCGGATCAAATAATTAACCAAAAATTGACTGACCTGGTTTTTTTGAGTTGTAATtatcaaaaggggaagaaaaatgagacGTTAATAAAATCGGTGGAGAAGAGGAAGCCACAACTTATGCTCTGGGTTGGAgattatttttactcaaaTTGTAAAGACTTGAAATGCCTGCACGAAGTGTATGATTATATTAAGAAGGATCCCTTCTACatagggttaaaaaaaaagtttgtaaTTGACGGCATATATGATGATCAtgattataataaaaataatggagATCGACTGTATGAGCATAAGAAGGAAAGCAAAACGCAGTACCTAAATTATCTGAATGTGCCAAAAAATGACGTGAGGTACAAACGGAATGGTGCATACATTTCGAAATTGTATGTAGACCCGGAGAATGAAAAGAATCAAGtgaaaattatcattttagACACCAGATATAACAAAGACCCGTACCCCTTTTATGCGCCTGACTCATACCATGACAGTCTTATGCATATGTTCGTTTCGTTCGTTGTTCGCTTTCACGTTGCTCTGTTCGGTCTACACTGCGACAGCAAGAATGACATTTTGGGCAATGAGCAGTGGGCGTGGCTGGAGAAGGAGCTCACCAACTCGAGTGCGCGCGCGCACATTGTCATTTCGTCCACGCAG ATTTTCTCCAACCATATCGTGAACGAGAATTGGGGATTAATGCCATTCGCCCAGAAGCGACTAAAACATTTGATGAATAAAACCAAGCCAAAGGGGTTAATCTTCCTAAGTGGTGATGTGCACTTTGCAAGCATAATTggaaacgaagaaaatgTGCTGGAAGTCACAAGCAGTAGCGTAAACCAGGAGAACATATTTAGCTACATCAACAagtatttcatttatttctccACTAATTTTCTAAACAAGAAGAGTCCCTTCGAGTTAAACAACATATTTgcatttaacaattttggCTCACTTAAAATATCATACGTAAACGacaacgaaataaaaataaaatccgTAATTCATGACTCGGATGGCAATGAAATTATAGTGGCCAACCAAAcgtttaataataaaaaaaacgtgtatCAGAAAACACAGAACTTACATTTATTGCACGATGACATAGCGACGTTCACGTGTAAGAGCAATGCAAAGGTGTGTATACACGTCATAATTTACATACTGTTTGTGTTGTGGTTTTtgcaaattattttcatcttttGTAAGCTGCTCGGATTTtgtaagaaaaagaaggtcGCAGACAAAACGAAGGGTGAGTAA
- a CDS encoding hypothetical protein (putative), producing NELLERLLNYEKENPHLVSSPYNLLDSGSNKENSDHGTNLEASSSTDAQGSNPNNVEINVEKSEKDNNHIGGSNGGSNGGSAEEENISYKSSSSPYIGSQKKKILSVNNREEDFKKTDLGKMKNYFKNILSSNANDEASKYYKNDEKVDANKNVSQNNDEEKKTKMVIPKITFSESSLSTKNTLQKNILSPPEDNLYLTEEKKRELRKKRFGVVSTDDVLESRAKRFCIVTQKMEEENKRKRAERFGLNKSDKLKARALRFGIK from the exons AACGAGCTTCTAGAACGTCTgttaaattatgaaaaagaaaacccaCATCTGGTGAGTAGTCCATACAACCTATTGGATAGTGGGAGCAATAAAGAGAATTCTGATCACGGGACAAATCTCGAAGCGTCATCGTCGACGGATGCACAAGGTAGCAATCCGAACAACGTAGAAATAAATGTGGAGAAATCTGAAAAGGATAATAATCACATAGGAGGAAGTAACGGAGGAAGCAACGGAGGAAGTgccgaagaagaaaatataagttACAAGTCTTCTTCATCACCATATATTGgatctcaaaaaaaaaaaattttatcagttAATAACAGAGAAGAAGATTTTAAGAAAACTGACTTaggtaaaatgaaaaattattttaaaaatattttaagttCTAATGCCAATGATGAGGCATCCAagtattacaaaaatgatgaaaaagtggatgcaaataaaaacgtaAGTCAGAACAATgatgaggagaagaaaaccAAGATGGTCATTCCGAAAATTACCTTTTCGGAGAGTTCCCTGTCCACGAAGAACACCCTGCAGAAGAATATTCTTTCCCCCCCAG aagATAACCTTTACCTgacggaggaaaaaaagagagaactGCGAAAAAAGCGATTCG GTGTCGTTTCCACGGATGATGTCCTGGAGTCCAGAGCCAAGAG ATTCTGCATTGTgacgcaaaaaatggaggaggagaacaaaaggaagagagCGGAGCGCTTCGGCCTGAACAAG AGTGATAAACTGAAAGCCAGGGCCCTCAGATTTGgcataaaataa
- a CDS encoding hypothetical protein (putative), whose amino-acid sequence MTTIRWMHRKGQNCEKRVISLNEIKERYLNDAANQRKDKRNENNCRDEVNACTEKKKGGKKLITFYEKKAEKNVNQQKGLSEKGVSKSVSKNVSKSVSKNVSKSVSKNVSKSVSVYFGGKKKYCCSGENGETKNGYSECGGEVTPLADQHSMFGRDSDLEKGGIDRPMEEKSSLCPPHHPQQQVNINLDLNIQWDKQKGKFEKDNCDVGDKGTWQAIQGKTRGKDIQVYISDMHYGENSNWSESPVGYEQGRSRKGEVPPSWEREKYDEQLRYGNPREGHYYHEHSGGEYFHRSRSGGNPPHGEIPNSLDKNRHINRFAEECTTYDGTRPASYVPLEKRYGGHAWGNLHYKTEKEHSQFRYDSGGKLHSARKVERHGVETYEGGAQERVHPSVKQPHLCVKQPHLCVKQPHLCVKQPHLCVKQPHPYGQHLQQHAKNPLEDPLKTHPTKDRQKYAHEVDPKRICSDGKEKRKKYFQKRTSFFQKDGKRTDSDSGESSSDFSERGWIGQDNPKRGGRKEKKKALRQLALLKKEKREGYEDKHTHKHYSDHPIESNSTEERSAVKSVPHHVGPSHQDNTSHDHRVGEYTEEKNNPKLTSSKSHGKPCFGKPKIFRTDDFAIFFNKKILKEKDDVLQKCLLRSKSDAVLDFLKMTRMENFSKKATCSSAVVNFPDGVYYNDDMRCSTLLDRFFTATYSPDVRTVQHSTHRDKIHLSFYEHMTDNSTLIRSSVNYQQSHNKRETYMHFKRECFETGGVTNCVGSTSQSSTSGKELLTTNIADAVDAKMGSISKVMNKLGCLIGDSNFLSGVTPGEGVHIDDSSEEDVNDKRCRMFFKQFKKQLTMKYKEAAPGEDECGDDRHIGADHLCEADETQNGLSLSDLNSTVGVSKGGETCTHGGGCRNGNCDIAFIHP is encoded by the exons ATGACCACCATCAGGTGGATGCACAGGAAGGGGCAGAACTGCGAAAAGCGAGTCATCTCCCTGAACGAAATCAAAGAAAGGTACCTAAACGACGCCGCAAATCAGAGGAAGGACAAACGGAATGAGAATAACTGTCGTGATGAGGTAAACGCATgcacagagaaaaaaaaggggggaaaaaaactaataacattttatgaaaaaaaggcagaaaaaaatgttaatcaGCAAAAGGGATTGAGCGAAAAAGGTGTCAGCAAAAGTGTCAGTAAAAATGTCAGCAAAAGTGTCAGTAAAAATGTCAGCAAAAGTGTCAGTAAAAATGTCAGCAAAAGTGTCAGTGTCTAttttgggggaaaaaaaaaatattgctgttcaggtgaaaacggagaaacgaaaaatggCTATTCGGAATGCGGCGGAGAAGTGACCCCCCTTGCTGATCAACATAGCATGTTTGGGAGAGATAGCGATctggaaaaaggaggaataGACAGACCcatggaggagaaaagcAGCCTGTGTCCTCCTCACCATCCACAGCAACAAGTGAATATAAATCTAGACTTAAATATTCAGTgggataaacaaaaaggaaaatttgaaaaggatAACTGCGATGTAGGAGACAAGGGAACGTGGCAAGCCATACAAGGTAAAACCAGAGGGAAGGACATACAGGTGTACATTAGCGATATGCACTATGGGGAGAATAGCAATTGGAGTGAATCTCCTGTAGGATATGAACAAGGAAGAAGTCGCAAAGGGGAGGTACCACCCTCATGGGAAAGAGAGAAATATGATGAGCAATTGCGTTATGGTAACCCAAGGGAAGGTCACTATTATCATGAGCATAGCGGTGGTGAATACTTCCATCGAAGCCGAAGTGGGGGCAACCCCCCCCATGGAGAGATTCCCAACTCACTCGACAAGAACAGGCACATAAACCGTTTTGCGGAAGAGTGTACCACGTATGATGGAACGAGACCCGCTTCGTATGTTCCCCTCGAAAAAAGGTACGGTGGTCACGCATGGGGGAACCTCCACTACAAGACAGAAAAGGAACACAGTCAGTTTCGATATGACAGTGGGGGAAAACTTCACTCAGCGCGCAAGGTAGAGCGGCATGGAGTTGAAACGTATGAAGGGGGGGCTCAGGAGAGAGTCCATCCGAGTGTTAAGCAGCCCCATCTGTGTGTTAAGCAGCCCCATCTGTGTGTTAAGCAGCCCCACCTGTGTGTTAAGCAGCCCCATCTGTGTGTTAAGCAGCCCCATCCGTATGGCCAGCACCTCCAACAGCATGCTAAGAACCCTCTCGAAGATCCACTCAAAACGCACCCAACGAAAGACAGGCAGAAATATGCCCATGAGGTGGACCCAAAACGAATTTGCAGCGAtggaaaagagaaaaggaaaaaatatttccaaaaaaggacaagcttttttcaaaaggatGGCAAACGTACAGATAGTGACAGCGGTGAAAGTAGCAGTGACTTCAGTGAACGCGGATGGATAGGCCAAGATAATCCAAAAAGAGGCGGCA ggaaggagaaaaaaaaagcgctcAGACAGTTGGCACtgttgaagaaggaaaagcgaGAAGGCTACGAGGATAAGCATACACACAAACATTACAGTGACCACCCCATAGAGAGTAACAGCACTGAAGAAAGGAGCGCTGTGAAGAGCGTACCACACCATGTTGGACCTTCACACCAGGATAACACCTCGCATGATCACCGTGTGGGAGAATACACagaggagaagaacaacCCAAAGCTTACCTCCAGTAAAAGCCATGGAAAACCCTGCTTTGGTAAGCCCAAAATTTTTAGGACGGACGATTTTGCTATCTTcttcaacaaaaaaatattaaaagaaaaagatgaCGTCCTGCAAAAATGCCTATTAAGATCTAAGTCAGATGCAGTGttagattttttaaaaatgacaagaatggaaaatttttcaaaaaaagctACCTGCAGTTCAGCTGTTGTAAATTTCCCTGATGGGGTTTATTACAATGACGACATGAGATGTTCTACTTTACTTGATCGATTCTTCACAGCTACGTACAGTCCGGATGTGCGAACTGTGCAACATAGTACACACAGAGATAAAATCCACCTGTCCTTCTATGAGCATATGACTGATAATTCCACACTGATACGCAGCTCAGTAAATTATCAACAGTCTCATAACAAACGGGAAACTTACATGCACTTTAAAAGGGAATGCTTCGAAACGGGGGGAGTTACTAACTGTGTGGGTTCAACTAGCCAAAGTAGTACCAGTGGTAAAGAACTTCTTACTACAAACATAGCAGATGCGGTagatgcaaaaatgggatcTATCTCAAAAGTCATGAATAAATTGGGTTGTCTGATCGGAGACTCTAACTTCTTGAGCGGTGTAACTCCCGGGGAGGGAGTCCATATAGATGACTCCAGCGAGGAGGACGTGAATGACAAAAGGTGTAGGATGTTCTTTAAGCAGTTTAAGAAGCAGCTCACCATGAAGTACAAGGAGGCAGCACCGGGAGAGGATGAGTGTGGTGATGATCGTCACATAGGGGCAGACCATCTCTGTGAAGCGGACGAGACGCAAAACGGGCTGAGCCTCAGTGACCTGAACAGCACTGTGGGGGTTTCGAAAGGTGGGGAAACCTGTACACATGGGGGTGGATGTCGAAATGGAAATTGTGACATTGCGTTTATACATCCATAA
- a CDS encoding hypothetical protein (putative), translating into MALSAYLPKSVLKCLVVNYAVKLTPSNVTTHFSTAKIPESLKALYEKKVEQMELRKKKLDEKKKKWIRFKFRRHEKINSSLPRGSTTYFREVTRNYAIQAIIQAIGEQEKIGVATPAG; encoded by the coding sequence ATGGCACTCAGCGCCTACCTTCCCAAGTCGGTGCTCAAATGCCTAGTTGTGAACTACGCCGTCAAACTGACCCCTTCAAACGTGACAACACATTTCAGTACAGCGAAAATCCCAGAGAGCTTAAAAGCGTTGTATGAGAAGAAAGTCGAACAAATGGAATtgcgaaagaaaaagttggacgaaaaaaaaaaaaaatggataaggTTCAAATTTCGAAggcacgaaaaaataaattcaagtCTTCCAAGGGGCAGCACAACGTATTTTAGGGAGGTCACCAGAAATTATGCAATTCAAGCGATCATTCAAGCGATCGGGGAGCAGGAGAAGATAGGCGTTGCTACCCCGGCGGGA